From Gemmatimonadaceae bacterium, the proteins below share one genomic window:
- a CDS encoding sigma-54-dependent Fis family transcriptional regulator, whose protein sequence is MSSILIIDDEVAIATAFAMFFRHDGQHTVMEAHTGADGIAAFNRMRPDLVLLDVRLPDMTGFDVLAAIREHHPVVIMVTAYGDVPMAVDALHKGAENFLTKPVDLSHLKAAAERALEKAQLRRMTQLLHNKRGAQHGLVFGSSPSMRELQAQLQLLSASDRTTALILGESGAGKGRVAELLHAQSPRASKPFVEVNCASLRPESLDSELFGVEGGNEPGAETKLGAFEIADGGTIFLDEIGDLDPKLQPKLVRVLEGKGFRRVGGRDEITPNVRVIAASSEDLSSAVAAGRFRDDLYYRLAVMPIQLPPLRQRVREDLLELIASVQDSLQPSLPGAPTVLSDGALDAILRYSWPGNIRELRNVMERAMLIARGQPAVDVVHLPREVQQASGAEVAHHEPRSLNEVERAHIDRTLRAHGHNRTHAAKELGISRATLIKKIREYDLAEKPR, encoded by the coding sequence ATGTCGAGCATCCTGATCATTGATGACGAAGTGGCCATCGCGACTGCATTCGCGATGTTCTTCCGTCACGACGGTCAGCACACGGTGATGGAAGCGCACACGGGGGCCGACGGCATCGCCGCCTTCAACCGCATGCGGCCGGATCTCGTGCTGCTCGATGTCCGCCTGCCGGACATGACGGGCTTTGACGTGCTGGCCGCCATCCGCGAGCACCATCCCGTGGTCATTATGGTCACGGCCTACGGCGACGTGCCGATGGCGGTAGATGCGCTGCACAAGGGCGCCGAGAACTTCCTGACCAAGCCGGTGGACCTGAGCCACCTGAAGGCGGCCGCCGAGCGTGCGCTAGAGAAGGCCCAGCTGCGTCGCATGACACAACTGCTGCACAACAAGCGCGGCGCGCAGCACGGGCTCGTCTTTGGCTCCTCGCCGTCGATGCGCGAGCTGCAGGCCCAGCTGCAGTTGCTGAGCGCCAGTGACCGCACCACCGCGCTCATCCTCGGTGAGAGCGGCGCGGGCAAGGGCCGCGTGGCCGAGTTGCTGCACGCCCAGAGCCCACGCGCCTCCAAGCCGTTCGTGGAAGTGAACTGCGCCTCGCTACGACCGGAGTCGTTGGATAGCGAGCTCTTCGGTGTGGAGGGGGGCAACGAGCCGGGCGCCGAGACCAAGCTGGGCGCCTTCGAGATCGCCGATGGCGGCACCATCTTTCTCGACGAGATCGGCGACCTCGATCCCAAGCTGCAGCCCAAGCTCGTGCGCGTGCTCGAGGGCAAGGGCTTCCGCCGCGTCGGTGGTCGCGATGAAATCACGCCGAACGTGCGTGTGATTGCCGCGTCGTCGGAGGACCTCTCCTCGGCGGTGGCCGCCGGCCGCTTCCGCGACGATCTCTACTATCGTCTGGCCGTGATGCCGATCCAGTTGCCGCCGCTCAGGCAGCGCGTGCGCGAGGACCTGCTGGAGCTCATCGCGTCGGTGCAGGACTCGCTGCAGCCCTCGCTGCCCGGCGCACCCACCGTGCTCAGCGACGGCGCCCTGGATGCCATCCTGCGCTACTCTTGGCCTGGCAACATCCGCGAGCTGCGCAACGTCATGGAGCGCGCGATGCTCATCGCCCGCGGCCAGCCGGCGGTCGACGTGGTGCACCTGCCTCGCGAGGTGCAACAGGCCAGTGGCGCCGAGGTGGCGCATCACGAGCCGCGCTCGCTGAACGAGGTCGAGCGCGCACATATCGACCGCACGCTGCGGGCGCACGGCCACAACCGTACGCACGCCGCCAAGGAACTCGGCATCTCACGCGCGACTTTGATCAAGAAGATCCGCGAGTACGACCTGGCCGAGAAGCCGCGCTAG